One Thermodesulfobacteriota bacterium genomic window carries:
- a CDS encoding Na-translocating system protein MpsC family protein has product MDPRSRDALTRGIARICADLLGAEPGRVEVHGGEDLAFAVLRECLPPAEEALSARQQGRGLLREYHDACSAEVFPALAELVRETLGKELASAALEPLQGTRHKLLVLAFEAVVPPKPPSIREEEDT; this is encoded by the coding sequence TTGGACCCCCGAAGCCGCGACGCCCTGACCCGGGGGATCGCCCGCATCTGCGCAGACTTGCTGGGTGCGGAGCCCGGGCGCGTGGAGGTACACGGCGGGGAGGACCTGGCCTTCGCCGTGCTGCGGGAGTGCCTGCCCCCGGCCGAGGAGGCCCTGTCGGCCCGGCAGCAGGGGCGGGGGCTCCTGCGGGAGTACCACGACGCCTGCTCCGCGGAGGTCTTTCCGGCCCTGGCCGAGCTGGTGCGGGAAACCCTAGGCAAGGAGCTCGCCTCGGCGGCCCTCGAGCCCCTGCAGGGCACCCGGCACAAGCTCCTCGTGCTCGCCTTCGAGGCCGTCGTCCCACCGAAACCCCCTTCGATCCGAGAGGAGGAAGACACATGA
- the purE gene encoding 5-(carboxyamino)imidazole ribonucleotide mutase — translation MKSVAMLMGSPNDWPVMKKGIEVLQGLGVSFEVHVASAHRDPARVVSIVSTARDRGVAAVICGAGVAAHLAGVAAGHTTLPVIGVPLASGALNGHDALLSTVQMPRGIPVATVAIDGAANAALLACQILAVEDRALAEKLEALRAKDRQGLLDATEKCRAELGAAGAP, via the coding sequence ATGAAGTCCGTCGCCATGCTCATGGGGAGCCCCAACGACTGGCCCGTCATGAAGAAGGGGATCGAGGTCCTCCAGGGCCTCGGCGTGTCCTTCGAGGTGCACGTGGCCTCGGCCCACCGGGACCCGGCCCGGGTGGTCTCCATCGTCTCCACCGCCCGGGATCGGGGCGTGGCCGCAGTGATCTGCGGCGCCGGCGTAGCGGCCCACCTCGCCGGGGTGGCCGCGGGCCACACCACCCTGCCCGTGATCGGGGTCCCCCTGGCCTCGGGGGCTCTGAACGGCCACGACGCTCTCCTGAGCACCGTGCAGATGCCCCGGGGGATCCCGGTGGCCACCGTGGCCATCGACGGGGCCGCCAACGCAGCGCTCCTGGCCTGCCAGATCCTGGCCGTCGAGGACCGGGCCCTTGCCGAGAAGCTCGAGGCCCTGCGGGCCAAGGATCGTCAGGGGCTCCTGGACGCCACGGAAAAGTGCCGGGCCGAGCTGGGCGCCGCCGGTGCCCCATGA